The following proteins come from a genomic window of Nitrospinota bacterium:
- a CDS encoding exo-alpha-sialidase — protein sequence MRMKTMFEVTAKKGAAALAASVLMLGLAAPAWCAETSGEMEFAEIGGVTHPSKAVSTPAAAMDAKGAVYLAWFEEEKDHNLFHVAASADGKDFSAPVRVDGGNDEPAGIHGSPMLATGPKGELYAAWTTPRAGAAFGADLKFSRSIDGGKTFSPAVKVSDSPQPASAGFESMAVGPDGAIYLAWLDGREKATVGSATYFAVSRDGGKSFSPNVKIDGGSCPCCRTALAIAPDGTVYAVWRKVFANDVREMVAASSRDGGKTFGAPAVVGNDKWVIAGCPHRGAGLGVDGGGKLHVIWYSEGGGKPAIYYAVSADRGAAFTKEEIAVTPGFFPDHPALAVAGGKVYLTWEEVTPVFGNIMFKAASGGTARRLSDGVRKSSSPAVAANANGMMAVAWSKDEMRNTRSLLRVAR from the coding sequence ATGAGAATGAAAACCATGTTTGAAGTAACGGCAAAAAAGGGGGCCGCCGCGCTGGCGGCCTCCGTCTTGATGCTTGGCCTTGCCGCCCCTGCCTGGTGCGCCGAGACTTCCGGGGAAATGGAATTCGCGGAGATAGGCGGGGTAACGCATCCCTCCAAGGCGGTCTCCACCCCCGCCGCGGCGATGGACGCGAAGGGCGCGGTTTATCTGGCGTGGTTCGAGGAGGAAAAGGATCACAACCTCTTCCATGTCGCCGCATCGGCGGACGGGAAGGATTTTTCGGCCCCCGTGCGGGTGGATGGCGGGAACGACGAGCCGGCCGGCATCCACGGTTCCCCCATGCTTGCCACCGGGCCGAAAGGGGAACTCTACGCGGCGTGGACCACTCCCCGCGCGGGAGCGGCGTTTGGGGCGGACCTCAAATTCAGCCGTTCGATTGACGGGGGCAAAACCTTTTCCCCCGCCGTGAAAGTGAGCGATTCACCGCAGCCCGCATCCGCCGGATTTGAATCGATGGCGGTGGGGCCGGATGGCGCCATCTATCTTGCGTGGCTCGACGGGCGGGAAAAAGCCACCGTGGGCTCGGCCACCTATTTTGCCGTTTCGCGCGACGGCGGCAAAAGCTTTTCGCCGAACGTGAAGATCGACGGCGGCTCCTGCCCCTGCTGCCGCACCGCGTTGGCTATCGCCCCGGACGGCACGGTCTACGCCGTATGGCGCAAGGTCTTCGCCAACGATGTGCGGGAGATGGTGGCCGCCTCGTCGCGCGACGGCGGCAAAACATTCGGCGCGCCCGCCGTCGTGGGAAACGACAAGTGGGTCATCGCCGGCTGCCCCCACCGCGGCGCGGGCCTCGGCGTGGATGGCGGCGGCAAGCTGCACGTCATCTGGTATTCGGAAGGGGGCGGGAAACCGGCCATCTATTACGCCGTGTCGGCGGACCGCGGCGCGGCCTTCACGAAGGAAGAGATCGCCGTCACCCCCGGATTTTTCCCGGATCATCCCGCGCTTGCCGTGGCGGGCGGGAAGGTTTACCTGACGTGGGAAGAAGTGACGCCGGTTTTCGGCAACATCATGTTCAAGGCGGCCTCCGGCGGCACGGCGCGGCGGCTGAGCGACGGGGTGCGGAAATCCTCCTCCCCCGCGGTTGCCGCAAACGCCAACGGCATGATGGCCGTGGCATGGTCGAAGGATGAGATGCGCAACACCCGCTCGCTGTTGCGCGTGGCCCGGTAA